A region of the Bdellovibrio sp. ArHS genome:
TTGCTCAGCGTGAAGAACTTTGTTGTCTTCAGAAAGCACAACTACGGCTCTAGAAAGAAGTCCCGCCAACGGAGAATCTTCAATTTGCAAGCCCCATTCTTTGCCAAAACCGCTGCGGAAAGACGAAACTGTTTCACAGTTCTTGATTCCTTCTGCGCCACAGAAACGAGCTTGGGCAAAGGGCAGATCCGCCGAGATATTTAAAACAATCGTGTTGTTCAGCTTCGCCGCCTCTTGATTGAATTTTCGTACTGAGGCCGCGCAAGTGCCCGTATCAACACTG
Encoded here:
- the tpx gene encoding thiol peroxidase, encoding MANITLKGNPVKTSGELPTKGSTVKDFKLVKNDLSEVSLAHFAGKKKVLNIFPSVDTGTCAASVRKFNQEAAKLNNTIVLNISADLPFAQARFCGAEGIKNCETVSSFRSGFGKEWGLQIEDSPLAGLLSRAVVVLSEDNKVLHAEQVSEIVNEPNYEAALAAVLA